One part of the Esox lucius isolate fEsoLuc1 chromosome 10, fEsoLuc1.pri, whole genome shotgun sequence genome encodes these proteins:
- the LOC114839965 gene encoding H-2 class I histocompatibility antigen, alpha chain, which produces MYKLSFLFFVAMGYIVQNQCERYSLNYIYTALSKPVELPGIHEFTAMGLMNDRQIDYYDSDVKQKIPKQGWMKEKLPPDYWEKGTQSRKSKEQWFKVNVNILMERMRHNNTDVHILQWKHGCEIDEQNNGTMRFIKGTDQYSYDGDDFLSFDDATSQWVAPVDQAQLTKRKWDGVQILNQYTKGYLEKECVDWLSKFMSYGEQELKKASPPKVYAFAKKARTEGHVRLTCMATGFYPKDVEMQIRKNGVPLTKDDGVHSEGVLPNNDETYQIRKSVQIPEADTNDYECHVDHRTLTEPQVVKWDGKCCDCSSSKGVIIGSIVGVVVVVLLIILIVVLWKRLRDNGSRPWSPVSQNGNINGGTNTPVYANGGTGTPA; this is translated from the exons ATGTACAAGttaagttttttgttttttgtggcGATGGGATATATTGTTCAGAACCAATGCG AGAGATACTCACTGAACTACATCTACACTGCCCTGTCAAAGCCGGTTGAATTGCCTGGTATCCATGAGTTCACTGCCATGGGCCTGATgaatgacagacagattgaCTACTATGACAGTGATGTCAAGCAGAAGATTCCCAAACAGGGTTGGATGAAGGAGAAGCTGCCACCAGACTACTGGGAAAAAGGCACTCAGTCCCGTAAAAGCAAGGAGCAGTGGTTCAAAGTCAACGTCAACATCCTGATGGAACGTATGAGACACAACAACACTG ATGTCCATATTCTTCAGTGGAAGCATGGCTGTGAGATAGACGAACAGAATAATGGCACAATGAGATTCATAAAGGGCACTGACCAGTACAGCTATGATGGTGATGACTTCCTGTCCTTTGATGATGCCACTAGTCAGTGGGTGGCCCCAGTTGATCAAGCTCAGCTGACCAAGAGGAAGTGGGACGGGGTACAGATCCTGAACCAGTACACCAAGGGTTACCTGGAGAAGGAGTGTGTGGACTGGCTGTCCAAATTCATGTCATATGGAGAACAAGAACTAAAGAAGGCCT CCCCTCCAAAAGTCTATGCATTTGCTAAAAAGGCCAGAACTGAGGGACATGTTCGACTGACCTGTATGGCAACAGGTTTCTATCCCAAAGATGTGGAAATGCAGATTAGGAAGAATGGTGTCCCATTGACCAAAGATGATGGAGTCCATTCTGAAGGAGTCCTACCCAATAATGACGAGACCTACCAGATCAGGAAGAGTGTGCAGATCCCAGAGGCAGACACAAATGATTATGAATGCCATgttgaccacagaacactgacAGAGCCCCAGGTGGTAAAATGGG ATGGAAAGTGCTGTGATTGTAGCTCATCCAAAGGTGTTATCATTGGTTCTATTGTTGGTGTGGTGGTGGTCGTCCTTCTCATCATATTGATTGTGGTTCTGTGGAAGAGGTTAAGAG ATAATGGAAGTCGACCCTGGTCCCCGGTCTCTCAAAATG GAAATATAAATGGAGGGACCAACACCCCAG TCTATGCAAATGGAGGGACCGGCACCCCAG CATAA
- the LOC105028062 gene encoding H-2 class I histocompatibility antigen, Q10 alpha chain-like isoform X2 — protein sequence MVNNMYMFSYLFLVATGYIFQSQCEIYSLNYIYTALSKPVELPGIHEFTAMGLMNDRQIDYYDSDVKQKIPRQDWMKEKLPPDYWEKGTQSRKSKEQWFKVNVNILMERMKHNNTDVHILQWKHGCEVDKQSDGTLSFIKGTDQYSYDGDDFLAFDDVTSQWVAPAVQALPTKRKWDGVQILNQYTKGYLEKECVDWLSKFVSYGHETFSSADNPPKIYGFAKKAKTKGQLQLTCMATGFYPKDVEMQIRKNGVPLTKYDGVHSEGVLPNNDDTYQIRMSVQIPEADTHDYECHVDHRTLKEPIRKKWDGKCCDCGPNIGIFIGAVGLVVLLLFLLILILWKTNNICIRRQTFKDQKPQDPQNGG from the exons AGATCTACTCATTGAACTACATCTACACTGCCCTGTCAAAGCCAGTTGAATTGCCTGGTATCCATGAGTTCACTGCCATGGGCCTGATgaatgacagacagattgaCTACTATGACAGCGATGTCAAGCAGAAGATTCCCAGACAGGACTGGATGAAGGAGAAGCTGCCACCAGACTACTGGGAAAAAGGCACTCAGTCCCGTAAGAGCAAGGAGCAGTGGTTCAAAGTCAACGTCAACATCCTGATGGAACGTATGAAGCACAACAACACTG ATGTTCATATTCTTCAGTGGAAGCATGGCTGTGAGGTTGACAAACAGAGTGATGGTACATTGAGCTTCATAAAGGGCACTGACCAGTACAGCTATGATGGTGATGACTTCCTGGCCTTTGATGATGTCACTAGTCAGTGGGTGGCCCCAGCTGTTCAAGCTCTGCCAACCAAGAGGAAGTGGGACGGGGTACAGATCCTGAACCAGTACACCAAGGGTTACCTGGAGAAGGAGTGTGTGGACTGGCTGTCCAAGTTCGTGTCATATGGGCATGAAACATTCAGTAGTGCTGACA ACCCTCCAAAGATCTATGGATTTGCTAAAAAGGCTAAAACTAAAGGACAACTCCAACTGACCTGCATGGCAACAGGTTTCTATCCCAAAGATGTAGAAATGCAGATTAGGAAGAATGGTGTCCCATTGACCAAATATGATGGAGTCCATTCTGAAGGAGTCCTACCCAATAATGACGACACCTACCAGATCAGGATGAGTGTGCAGATCCCAGAGGCAGACACACATGATTATGAATGCCATgttgaccacagaacactgaaGGAGCCAATTCGGAAGAAATGGG ATGGAAAATGCTGTGATTGTGGACCAAACATAGGTATTTTCATTGGTGCTGTTGGCTTGGtggtcctcctcctcttcctcctcattttGATTCTGTGGAAGACGAACAATATAT GTATCAGAAGACAAACTTTTAAGGATCAGAAGCCCCAGGATCCTCAAAATG GTGGCTAG
- the LOC105028062 gene encoding H-2 class I histocompatibility antigen, Q10 alpha chain-like isoform X3, giving the protein MVNNMYMFSYLFLVATGYIFQSQCEIYSLNYIYTALSKPVELPGIHEFTAMGLMNDRQIDYYDSDVKQKIPRQDWMKEKLPPDYWEKGTQSRKSKEQWFKVNVNILMERMKHNNTDVHILQWKHGCEVDKQSDGTLSFIKGTDQYSYDGDDFLAFDDVTSQWVAPAVQALPTKRKWDGVQILNQYTKGYLEKECVDWLSKFVSYGHETFSSADNPPKIYGFAKKAKTKGQLQLTCMATGFYPKDVEMQIRKNGVPLTKYDGVHSEGVLPNNDDTYQIRMSVQIPEADTHDYECHVDHRTLKEPIRKKWDGKCCDCGPNIGIRRQTFKDQKPQDPQNGQTLHNVYSEGGVKQNMLPNGSG; this is encoded by the exons AGATCTACTCATTGAACTACATCTACACTGCCCTGTCAAAGCCAGTTGAATTGCCTGGTATCCATGAGTTCACTGCCATGGGCCTGATgaatgacagacagattgaCTACTATGACAGCGATGTCAAGCAGAAGATTCCCAGACAGGACTGGATGAAGGAGAAGCTGCCACCAGACTACTGGGAAAAAGGCACTCAGTCCCGTAAGAGCAAGGAGCAGTGGTTCAAAGTCAACGTCAACATCCTGATGGAACGTATGAAGCACAACAACACTG ATGTTCATATTCTTCAGTGGAAGCATGGCTGTGAGGTTGACAAACAGAGTGATGGTACATTGAGCTTCATAAAGGGCACTGACCAGTACAGCTATGATGGTGATGACTTCCTGGCCTTTGATGATGTCACTAGTCAGTGGGTGGCCCCAGCTGTTCAAGCTCTGCCAACCAAGAGGAAGTGGGACGGGGTACAGATCCTGAACCAGTACACCAAGGGTTACCTGGAGAAGGAGTGTGTGGACTGGCTGTCCAAGTTCGTGTCATATGGGCATGAAACATTCAGTAGTGCTGACA ACCCTCCAAAGATCTATGGATTTGCTAAAAAGGCTAAAACTAAAGGACAACTCCAACTGACCTGCATGGCAACAGGTTTCTATCCCAAAGATGTAGAAATGCAGATTAGGAAGAATGGTGTCCCATTGACCAAATATGATGGAGTCCATTCTGAAGGAGTCCTACCCAATAATGACGACACCTACCAGATCAGGATGAGTGTGCAGATCCCAGAGGCAGACACACATGATTATGAATGCCATgttgaccacagaacactgaaGGAGCCAATTCGGAAGAAATGGG ATGGAAAATGCTGTGATTGTGGACCAAACATAG GTATCAGAAGACAAACTTTTAAGGATCAGAAGCCCCAGGATCCTCAAAATG GTCAAACCCTACATAATGTGTACTCAGAAGGAGGAGTGAAACAGAACATGCTGCCTAATGGAA GTGGCTAG
- the LOC105028062 gene encoding H-2 class I histocompatibility antigen, Q10 alpha chain-like isoform X1, whose translation MVNNMYMFSYLFLVATGYIFQSQCEIYSLNYIYTALSKPVELPGIHEFTAMGLMNDRQIDYYDSDVKQKIPRQDWMKEKLPPDYWEKGTQSRKSKEQWFKVNVNILMERMKHNNTDVHILQWKHGCEVDKQSDGTLSFIKGTDQYSYDGDDFLAFDDVTSQWVAPAVQALPTKRKWDGVQILNQYTKGYLEKECVDWLSKFVSYGHETFSSADNPPKIYGFAKKAKTKGQLQLTCMATGFYPKDVEMQIRKNGVPLTKYDGVHSEGVLPNNDDTYQIRMSVQIPEADTHDYECHVDHRTLKEPIRKKWDGKCCDCGPNIGIFIGAVGLVVLLLFLLILILWKTNNICIRRQTFKDQKPQDPQNGQTLHNVYSEGGVKQNMLPNGSG comes from the exons AGATCTACTCATTGAACTACATCTACACTGCCCTGTCAAAGCCAGTTGAATTGCCTGGTATCCATGAGTTCACTGCCATGGGCCTGATgaatgacagacagattgaCTACTATGACAGCGATGTCAAGCAGAAGATTCCCAGACAGGACTGGATGAAGGAGAAGCTGCCACCAGACTACTGGGAAAAAGGCACTCAGTCCCGTAAGAGCAAGGAGCAGTGGTTCAAAGTCAACGTCAACATCCTGATGGAACGTATGAAGCACAACAACACTG ATGTTCATATTCTTCAGTGGAAGCATGGCTGTGAGGTTGACAAACAGAGTGATGGTACATTGAGCTTCATAAAGGGCACTGACCAGTACAGCTATGATGGTGATGACTTCCTGGCCTTTGATGATGTCACTAGTCAGTGGGTGGCCCCAGCTGTTCAAGCTCTGCCAACCAAGAGGAAGTGGGACGGGGTACAGATCCTGAACCAGTACACCAAGGGTTACCTGGAGAAGGAGTGTGTGGACTGGCTGTCCAAGTTCGTGTCATATGGGCATGAAACATTCAGTAGTGCTGACA ACCCTCCAAAGATCTATGGATTTGCTAAAAAGGCTAAAACTAAAGGACAACTCCAACTGACCTGCATGGCAACAGGTTTCTATCCCAAAGATGTAGAAATGCAGATTAGGAAGAATGGTGTCCCATTGACCAAATATGATGGAGTCCATTCTGAAGGAGTCCTACCCAATAATGACGACACCTACCAGATCAGGATGAGTGTGCAGATCCCAGAGGCAGACACACATGATTATGAATGCCATgttgaccacagaacactgaaGGAGCCAATTCGGAAGAAATGGG ATGGAAAATGCTGTGATTGTGGACCAAACATAGGTATTTTCATTGGTGCTGTTGGCTTGGtggtcctcctcctcttcctcctcattttGATTCTGTGGAAGACGAACAATATAT GTATCAGAAGACAAACTTTTAAGGATCAGAAGCCCCAGGATCCTCAAAATG GTCAAACCCTACATAATGTGTACTCAGAAGGAGGAGTGAAACAGAACATGCTGCCTAATGGAA GTGGCTAG
- the LOC105028062 gene encoding H-2 class I histocompatibility antigen, Q10 alpha chain-like isoform X6, whose protein sequence is MVNNMYMFSYLFLVATGYIFQSQCEIYSLNYIYTALSKPVELPGIHEFTAMGLMNDRQIDYYDSDVKQKIPRQDWMKEKLPPDYWEKGTQSRKSKEQWFKVNVNILMERMKHNNTDVHILQWKHGCEVDKQSDGTLSFIKGTDQYSYDGDDFLAFDDVTSQWVAPAVQALPTKRKWDGVQILNQYTKGYLEKECVDWLSKFVSYGHETFSSADNPPKIYGFAKKAKTKGQLQLTCMATGFYPKDVEMQIRKNGVPLTKYDGVHSEGVLPNNDDTYQIRMSVQIPEADTHDYECHVDHRTLKEPIRKKWGIRRQTFKDQKPQDPQNGG, encoded by the exons AGATCTACTCATTGAACTACATCTACACTGCCCTGTCAAAGCCAGTTGAATTGCCTGGTATCCATGAGTTCACTGCCATGGGCCTGATgaatgacagacagattgaCTACTATGACAGCGATGTCAAGCAGAAGATTCCCAGACAGGACTGGATGAAGGAGAAGCTGCCACCAGACTACTGGGAAAAAGGCACTCAGTCCCGTAAGAGCAAGGAGCAGTGGTTCAAAGTCAACGTCAACATCCTGATGGAACGTATGAAGCACAACAACACTG ATGTTCATATTCTTCAGTGGAAGCATGGCTGTGAGGTTGACAAACAGAGTGATGGTACATTGAGCTTCATAAAGGGCACTGACCAGTACAGCTATGATGGTGATGACTTCCTGGCCTTTGATGATGTCACTAGTCAGTGGGTGGCCCCAGCTGTTCAAGCTCTGCCAACCAAGAGGAAGTGGGACGGGGTACAGATCCTGAACCAGTACACCAAGGGTTACCTGGAGAAGGAGTGTGTGGACTGGCTGTCCAAGTTCGTGTCATATGGGCATGAAACATTCAGTAGTGCTGACA ACCCTCCAAAGATCTATGGATTTGCTAAAAAGGCTAAAACTAAAGGACAACTCCAACTGACCTGCATGGCAACAGGTTTCTATCCCAAAGATGTAGAAATGCAGATTAGGAAGAATGGTGTCCCATTGACCAAATATGATGGAGTCCATTCTGAAGGAGTCCTACCCAATAATGACGACACCTACCAGATCAGGATGAGTGTGCAGATCCCAGAGGCAGACACACATGATTATGAATGCCATgttgaccacagaacactgaaGGAGCCAATTCGGAAGAAATGGG GTATCAGAAGACAAACTTTTAAGGATCAGAAGCCCCAGGATCCTCAAAATG GTGGCTAG
- the LOC105028062 gene encoding H-2 class I histocompatibility antigen, Q10 alpha chain-like isoform X4, whose protein sequence is MVNNMYMFSYLFLVATGYIFQSQCEIYSLNYIYTALSKPVELPGIHEFTAMGLMNDRQIDYYDSDVKQKIPRQDWMKEKLPPDYWEKGTQSRKSKEQWFKVNVNILMERMKHNNTDVHILQWKHGCEVDKQSDGTLSFIKGTDQYSYDGDDFLAFDDVTSQWVAPAVQALPTKRKWDGVQILNQYTKGYLEKECVDWLSKFVSYGHETFSSADNPPKIYGFAKKAKTKGQLQLTCMATGFYPKDVEMQIRKNGVPLTKYDGVHSEGVLPNNDDTYQIRMSVQIPEADTHDYECHVDHRTLKEPIRKKWGIRRQTFKDQKPQDPQNGQTLHNVYSEGGVKQNMLPNGSG, encoded by the exons AGATCTACTCATTGAACTACATCTACACTGCCCTGTCAAAGCCAGTTGAATTGCCTGGTATCCATGAGTTCACTGCCATGGGCCTGATgaatgacagacagattgaCTACTATGACAGCGATGTCAAGCAGAAGATTCCCAGACAGGACTGGATGAAGGAGAAGCTGCCACCAGACTACTGGGAAAAAGGCACTCAGTCCCGTAAGAGCAAGGAGCAGTGGTTCAAAGTCAACGTCAACATCCTGATGGAACGTATGAAGCACAACAACACTG ATGTTCATATTCTTCAGTGGAAGCATGGCTGTGAGGTTGACAAACAGAGTGATGGTACATTGAGCTTCATAAAGGGCACTGACCAGTACAGCTATGATGGTGATGACTTCCTGGCCTTTGATGATGTCACTAGTCAGTGGGTGGCCCCAGCTGTTCAAGCTCTGCCAACCAAGAGGAAGTGGGACGGGGTACAGATCCTGAACCAGTACACCAAGGGTTACCTGGAGAAGGAGTGTGTGGACTGGCTGTCCAAGTTCGTGTCATATGGGCATGAAACATTCAGTAGTGCTGACA ACCCTCCAAAGATCTATGGATTTGCTAAAAAGGCTAAAACTAAAGGACAACTCCAACTGACCTGCATGGCAACAGGTTTCTATCCCAAAGATGTAGAAATGCAGATTAGGAAGAATGGTGTCCCATTGACCAAATATGATGGAGTCCATTCTGAAGGAGTCCTACCCAATAATGACGACACCTACCAGATCAGGATGAGTGTGCAGATCCCAGAGGCAGACACACATGATTATGAATGCCATgttgaccacagaacactgaaGGAGCCAATTCGGAAGAAATGGG GTATCAGAAGACAAACTTTTAAGGATCAGAAGCCCCAGGATCCTCAAAATG GTCAAACCCTACATAATGTGTACTCAGAAGGAGGAGTGAAACAGAACATGCTGCCTAATGGAA GTGGCTAG
- the LOC105028062 gene encoding H-2 class I histocompatibility antigen, Q10 alpha chain-like isoform X5, giving the protein MVNNMYMFSYLFLVATGYIFQSQCEIYSLNYIYTALSKPVELPGIHEFTAMGLMNDRQIDYYDSDVKQKIPRQDWMKEKLPPDYWEKGTQSRKSKEQWFKVNVNILMERMKHNNTDVHILQWKHGCEVDKQSDGTLSFIKGTDQYSYDGDDFLAFDDVTSQWVAPAVQALPTKRKWDGVQILNQYTKGYLEKECVDWLSKFVSYGHETFSSADNPPKIYGFAKKAKTKGQLQLTCMATGFYPKDVEMQIRKNGVPLTKYDGVHSEGVLPNNDDTYQIRMSVQIPEADTHDYECHVDHRTLKEPIRKKWDGKCCDCGPNIGIRRQTFKDQKPQDPQNGG; this is encoded by the exons AGATCTACTCATTGAACTACATCTACACTGCCCTGTCAAAGCCAGTTGAATTGCCTGGTATCCATGAGTTCACTGCCATGGGCCTGATgaatgacagacagattgaCTACTATGACAGCGATGTCAAGCAGAAGATTCCCAGACAGGACTGGATGAAGGAGAAGCTGCCACCAGACTACTGGGAAAAAGGCACTCAGTCCCGTAAGAGCAAGGAGCAGTGGTTCAAAGTCAACGTCAACATCCTGATGGAACGTATGAAGCACAACAACACTG ATGTTCATATTCTTCAGTGGAAGCATGGCTGTGAGGTTGACAAACAGAGTGATGGTACATTGAGCTTCATAAAGGGCACTGACCAGTACAGCTATGATGGTGATGACTTCCTGGCCTTTGATGATGTCACTAGTCAGTGGGTGGCCCCAGCTGTTCAAGCTCTGCCAACCAAGAGGAAGTGGGACGGGGTACAGATCCTGAACCAGTACACCAAGGGTTACCTGGAGAAGGAGTGTGTGGACTGGCTGTCCAAGTTCGTGTCATATGGGCATGAAACATTCAGTAGTGCTGACA ACCCTCCAAAGATCTATGGATTTGCTAAAAAGGCTAAAACTAAAGGACAACTCCAACTGACCTGCATGGCAACAGGTTTCTATCCCAAAGATGTAGAAATGCAGATTAGGAAGAATGGTGTCCCATTGACCAAATATGATGGAGTCCATTCTGAAGGAGTCCTACCCAATAATGACGACACCTACCAGATCAGGATGAGTGTGCAGATCCCAGAGGCAGACACACATGATTATGAATGCCATgttgaccacagaacactgaaGGAGCCAATTCGGAAGAAATGGG ATGGAAAATGCTGTGATTGTGGACCAAACATAG GTATCAGAAGACAAACTTTTAAGGATCAGAAGCCCCAGGATCCTCAAAATG GTGGCTAG